In the genome of Aequorivita sp. H23M31, the window GTTCAATCCATTCACAAAGTATTCAAAACTTTTAATTGGATATACAGGTTATAATTATTTATTCAAAACATGTAAAGCGGTGGTATTCCTGAAGAAAACAAGCGCATCATATCGCATAGGCACTAGGGTTGGTACAAATTGTCGTCGATCCATTTCGGGATTATAGACAACTCCCACTGCCCTATTCCCAGTTACCTTGAGGTTTTTCTTTTTACGATCTTCCTTATCAAAAATAACATATAACGATTCATATCCAATTTGGTTTAACTGCGCCTCGACGCTTTTCGGAATTGCTTTGGGAATTTTCATTTCCTCCATTCTCCCGCCCCAACTACGTGCTGCCATTACTTTTCCTTCATAAGTAGTAAAGCCTATTAAAAATACATTTTCTTCTCCCAGAGTTTCCCGCATGAGCTGACCAATATTTTTTTCTCCGTAATTCCGCATATTGGTATAGGATGCATCTCCAATATGTGTGTTGTGCGCCCATACAATACCCCTGGAGTTTTCCCCATAAATTCTGAGCAGATCTTCTACGGTATCGTGCATGTGGAATACCCTCGAGTTCCATGATGCCGAATCCTTTGCAGCGACACTTTCCCTATAAAAAGCTTCCGCATTATGAAATACAATCGCGTTTTGAAGTAAATAGAAATAATCGTCATCAGATAATGAGCTTAATTTCTGACGATTGTTTCGAATATAATCCACGACATTTTTTGTCGCCGTGGCACAATCCTCTTTTCCTGCCTTTACTGCCCTTGCATATTGCCAACTATCTCCTTTAAAAGGATGGAAACAATTGTAATTTTCCTTTACAAAATTAAAGCTGGTTTCATCCGTGTTTTTAAGAAGTTCCAAAACCATTTCTTTGGAATGCCATTCGTCATAAACATCCATTCCGTAAAAACCGATCTTATCTTTTTGCGGTAAATTGTCGTTATACTTTCTTAGCCATTCTGCAAGTGCAACAACTTCTTCGTTGGCCCACATCCACGTTGGGAAACGTTCCAAGTGCATCAAAACCTCTCGTGCGGAGTTCTCTGCACCTTGCAAATTTTTTACATATCTATTGAGCTTATAAAGACTCGCAAAATCCCCTTCCACTGCAATAAAACTAAAGTTGTGATCTTTAATTAGTCGTTGGCTTATTTTATCGCGCCAAGCGTAGTATTCATGAGTACCATGGCTGGCTTCACCCAGCATGATCAGCTTTTTGTTTTTGGAAGCATCTATAAGCTTATCTAAGCTTGATCTATTTTCAAGCGGAATAGCCTTCTTATTAAAATTCTGGGCAATACCGAGTTTCATTGTAAAAGTCATTAAAAAAAGTAAAAATAATTTCATAAGTATCAAATCCAGCAAAAAACAATATAAGAATAAACATTATCAACTTCAAGACGCGCACAGGTTTATGCTCCAAACTGTAGGTTCTTCATATTAAATTTAAATTCCATAAAATTAATTTCTGTTAAACATTTGTAATCTTTAAGACTACTGTGTAATTTTATTACTGATAAAAGTCATAGGTTATGTTTTCAAGAATCGATATAAGGGAAAAATTGCTCAATCTACGTACTCAAAGAATTAAGGAAGAAAATATTTTAGATGAAGTTTACCATATTTTTAGGGAGAATGAAAAACAGCGTCAGTTAATAGAGAAGGCATTAAATACAAAAAGTAATACCGATGCTGGAAATGATTTTGACTTCGATTTATTGGATTCCAGAAGTATTTTTCACCTAAATGATATCAGAGAAATTTGTGTAACCTATAGACTACGATTTTTGGATTCACATTATTTTAAAGGTGAGATTCCTGAAGAGGCGATTTCGAAAATCCGCGATATTGAAAATAAACACCAGACCAAATTGGGAAACTTTAAAATTGTAGCTCCG includes:
- a CDS encoding erythromycin esterase family protein, whose protein sequence is MKLFLLFLMTFTMKLGIAQNFNKKAIPLENRSSLDKLIDASKNKKLIMLGEASHGTHEYYAWRDKISQRLIKDHNFSFIAVEGDFASLYKLNRYVKNLQGAENSAREVLMHLERFPTWMWANEEVVALAEWLRKYNDNLPQKDKIGFYGMDVYDEWHSKEMVLELLKNTDETSFNFVKENYNCFHPFKGDSWQYARAVKAGKEDCATATKNVVDYIRNNRQKLSSLSDDDYFYLLQNAIVFHNAEAFYRESVAAKDSASWNSRVFHMHDTVEDLLRIYGENSRGIVWAHNTHIGDASYTNMRNYGEKNIGQLMRETLGEENVFLIGFTTYEGKVMAARSWGGRMEEMKIPKAIPKSVEAQLNQIGYESLYVIFDKEDRKKKNLKVTGNRAVGVVYNPEMDRRQFVPTLVPMRYDALVFFRNTTALHVLNK